A segment of the Triticum urartu cultivar G1812 chromosome 1, Tu2.1, whole genome shotgun sequence genome:
CAAGCCTCTTCACAAACAGGTGAGTTGAAGAGAATCCTGCGGAACAAGCTGTTGAATTGATCGGTTTTCGGTTCCCATCCCAGTAGGTCTATCCATATGTTGCTATGTGCTCGTAGCTTCTGTGTCTGTAAAAGTCTTTGTATGCTGATGAGTCTTTTTATCTGTACAGCGAGTGCGAATTCACGCGGGTTTGATGTGAACGCTGCTGTTCCGGTGGATGGCAGAGCATCGATAGCGAGGTCTTTGCCACCGCCGTCCATGCATATGGAGGTTCCTGTGGCACAGGGAGTTGATGAGGAAGGTTCAGAGGACGAAGACAATGGAGGTGGAAGGGTGAGGAAGAAACTGAGGCTGTCCAAGGAACAGTCTGCGTTTCTAGAGGGTAGCTTCAAAGAGCACAGCACGCTAACCCTGGTATGCACCTTCTGCCTGCATATTTTCTTAATCGATCAAAATAAGTGGATGATATAGCTGGATATTCATTCGGCATATATACAGGAACAGAAGAGCTGTTTAGCCAACCGGCTGAGCCTTCGACCGCGCCAAGTTGAGGTCTGGTTCCAAAACAGAAGAGCCAGGTATGTAACAAAATTTATATAGCAGTAATTTATATACCATTTTTTGATGTCACCATTTTCCAAAACAGAAGAGCGAGGAAATCTAACACCATGTTTATCACAGGACGAAGCTGAAGCAGACGGAGGCGGACTGCGAGCGCCTGAAGCGCTGCTGCGACGCGCTGGCACGGGAGAACCGTAAGCTCCAGCGGGAGGTGGCGGAGCTGCGCGCCTCCCGTGCCCCGTACCCGCTCTACAATCTGAATCACCACCTGTCTGGGTTCAGCACGGTGCTCCCAGCGGGCTCATCATGTGACGCCACCACCCGTTCCACCGTCTCCGCCGCGTCATCTCCGGGACTGTCGCCGATGTCCACCTTGTTTCCCGGCAGGCCTCACTTTGGCCCCTTCACCGTCGTCAGCCACCCGGTGCCCCCCCTACGCCGCCAGCCGTCAGCGACATTGTGACGTGGCTGGCTTAGCCTGGCCGGCCCGTTCATGTTGCCTTAGTTATGTAAATAGTCTCTTTTTTTTGTCACCAGTGATGTACACATGTATGCATCATACTTTGTAAACTCTATATAGTTTAGCCAGTTTTATAACGGTAGATGAGCTCGCTTATAGTAGGTGTGGAATTTGCTATTACGTGGCTGACTTTGGAAAGTTGATTTGGCTTTGTAAAATATGATCAATGATGTGGTTTGTAGAGGTGTCATCCTGGCAATTGTCAGGAGACCTCTAATTTCCATTTGTGTACCAGTCACAGTGTAGCACATGCCATTTCATGGTTAAACATTAACTGTGACCCAATGACTCTGCATGCTGGCTGAAAATGACAATGAAATTGGTGATGCTGACCTCTGCAAATTACAATCATTGAGGCTGTATCACTGTCACTACGTATGCGTATGTGTAGGAGAATTTGCCAGTTATGAAACTTCTCTTGGTGGTTGCGTGATTGCCGGCAAAAAGAAACAAACGAGAGGGAGCATGCAACGTGTAGCAACACTGGCCAAATAATCAAACTGCTGTATGGAATTCTGGGTTCCCGCCGGACGCCGTCAGCATCAAGTTGAATATGCGCTGCACAACTGTCACCTAAGTGTACACTACGTTAGAATTATGTCGATTATCTATATAGGGATATAGTTTGGACTCGGAATATGCAGAGGGTTAGGTGTTTAGTTCGAACATATGAAAGTCAGGACTATTAATGAAGTGCACCGTCGCATGGCCAAAAGAGACTAAACGAAGCTGTTGGCTAGACAGGAGATCACGAAGGGGATGGTCCGGGCGACTGTGCCAAGGGTATCCGGACAGGCCATGGGGCATTGAGATGTGTCTGATGGCCACGGCCAACTTGTCGTCGATTCGTATTATGTGATTTAGTTCATGGAAGGAGCACCCATAGTCATGCTCCTAGGGAATGTATTGATATTGGTTAACATACACGTATCATCTCCCTGTTCTTAGAAAAAACATATCATCTCTCTCATCTACTTTTAGTAATGATCTATTTGCATCTTTTGTAACACACTTTTCAATGTCAAGCATTGTAAGATAAGNNNNNNNNNNNNNNNNNNNNNNNNNNNNNNNNNNNNNNNNNNNNNNNNNNNNNNNNNNNNNNNNNNNNNNNNNNNNNNNNNNNNNNNNNNNNNNNNNNNNNNNNNNNNNNNNNNNNNNNNNNNNNNNNNNNNNNNNNNNNNNNNNNNNNNNNNNNNNNNNNNNNNNNNNNNNNNNNNNNNNNNNNNNNNNNNNNNNNNNNNNNNNNNNNNNNNNNNNNNNNNNNNNNNNNNNNNNNNNNNNNNNNNNNNNNNNNNNNNNNNNNNNNNNNNNNNNNNNNNNNNNNNNNNNNNNNNNNNNNNNNNNNNNNNNNNNNNNNNNNNNNNNNNNNNNNNNNNNNNNNNNNNNNNNNNNNNNNNNNNNNNNNANNNNNNNNNNNNNNNNNNNNNNNNNNNNNNNNNNNNNNNNNNNNNNNNNNNNNNNNNNNNNNNNNNNNNNNNNNNNNNNNNNNNNNNNNNNNNNNNNNNNNNNNNNNNNNNNNNNNNNNNNNNNNNNNNNNNNNNNNNNNNNNNNNNNNNNNNNNNNNNNNNNNNNNNNNNNNNNNNNNNNNNNNNNNNNNNNNNNNNNNNNNNNNNNNNNNNNNNNNNNNNNNNNNNNNNNNNNNNNNNNNNNNNNNNNNNNNNNNNNNNNNNNNNNNNNNNNNNNNNNNNNNNNNNNNNNNNNNNNNNNNNNNNNNNNNNNNNNNNNNNNNNNNNNNNNNNNNNNNNNNNNNNNNNNNNNNNNNNNNNNNNNNNNNNNNNNNNNNNNNNNNNNNNNNNNNNNNNNNNNNNNNNNNNNNNNNNNNNNNNNNNNNNNNNNNNNNNNNNNNNNNNNNNNNNNNNNNNNNNNNNNNNNNNNNNNNNNNNNNNNNNNNNNNNNNNNNNNNNNNNNNNNNNNNNNNNNNNNNNNNNNNNNNNNNNNNNNNNNNNNNNNNNNNNNNNNNNNNNNNNNNNNNNNNNNNNNNNNNNNNNNNNNNNNNNNNNNNNNNNNNNNNNNNNNNNNNNNNNNNNNNNNNNNNNNNNNNNNNNNNNNNNNNNNNNNNNNNNNNNNNNNNNNNNNNNNNNNNNNNNNNNNNNNNNNNNNNNNNNNNNNNNNNNNNNNNNNNNNNNNNNNNNNNNNNNNNNNNNNNNNNNNNNNNNNNNNNNNNNNNNNNNNNNNNNNNNNNNNNNNNNNNNNNNNNNNNNNNNNNNNNNNNNNNNNNNNNNNNNNNNNNNNNNNNNNNNNNNNNNNNNNNNNNNNNNNNNNNNNNNNNNNNNNNNNNNNNNNNNNNNNNNNNNNNNNNNNNNNNNNNNNNNNNNNNNNNNNNNNNNNNNNNNNNNNNNNNNNNNNNNNNNNNNNNNNNNNNNNNNNNNNNNNNNNNNNNNNNNNNNNNNNNNNNNNNNNNNNNNNAACTTAAATGGATTTATAGATTGAGAGAACCATCAATTTTTCAAATTCAGCCACTATTCAGTCAAAATTTTGAACCGAAAAAAAAGTGCCCagaaaattctgaaatttttacacaACAACACTCATATGATGTTTAGATAGCTGGGAAATTTTCAACTTAAATGGATTTATAGATTGAGAGAACCATCAATTTTTCAAATTCAGCCACTATTCGGTCAAAATTTTGAACCGAAAAAAAAGTGCCCagaaaattctgaaatttttacacaACAACACTCATATGATGTTTAGATACCTGGGAAATTTTCAACTTTAATGGATTTATAGATTGAGAGAATCATCCATTTTTTAGATTTACACGTGGCATGCTGACTGGGCTGCCCAGTCAGCTTTGACCGGGTCAAAACCACTTGACTAGTCTCAAACCGAGTCAAGGGGGGTAAAGTGGACAGTGTGACAAGTTCAGGGTTGAAATCCGACCGGTTTTAGAGTTGAGGGTTGACAATCAAACGCCGTGGTTAGTTGAGGGTTGAAATGTGGACTTTTCTCAGTATACTACTCCCTTTGTGttataatataagatgttttttgGCAGTCAAAAAACGCCTTAGATTGTGGGACGGAGCGAGTAATAATTAACGGCATGATGGTGTGATTACACTATAATATAAACTGTTGTGGACTGTGATCATCTCTGGGGCGGTTCTGGACTGGGCCTTTCTTGTGTCTGAAGCTGCTCTGAGCAGGTGCACGGTGGCTGATTAGCCTGTAACCAGGCACGCGCATCTCCAAGTAAAATATATATTCAGTCAAGATCGGTCGGCGCGTACAACCTAATAACGATGCAAGCAAAGCAACTAAACCACTGGTTGAAGGGCTCCACATACAGATGCAGGGGAGATATCTTATACTTTAACTGAAGAAAGCGCATGGCCTTCTCCGTTTCAGCGTTCTGCCTGGCTTTTTCTATGGAGAGAGGGGACAGCTCGATCATGTCACAAGTTGCATCTTCTGGCAACGGACAATAGCCGTGTGCAGGATGAGGCACCTTTCAGAGATCGATGAGGCATCTGGCATCATCGTCCCCGAGAAGTAAGCAGGGCAGGGTGAATCTCTATGCACGTGGCCGGATGCCTGATGCTGGCGGCTAACcgggcatgcatgcatgcagctcGTCTACCCTGGACAACACGCAGAATAATGCAAAGGGAAAAACCATTTTTTGGTGGCCTGGAAAACTGTTTTTGGTGTATAGCAGCTGGACTGGACTGAGGAGACAGTCAGTGGGCCTGAACTGAAGGCGTACGGATGGGGAGAACCTTACAGTAATCCTAATGGTTTCTGGTTTTGTGTTTAGTCAAAAATA
Coding sequences within it:
- the LOC125539762 gene encoding homeobox-leucine zipper protein HOX7-like; its protein translation is MELELSLGDLPAPVKASTMPASATCQGEDHDDLALGLRVTATQRADQDNQRISIETAEGEEDSDEACRELPVRASPFRQASSQTASANSRGFDVNAAVPVDGRASIARSLPPPSMHMEVPVAQGVDEEGSEDEDNGGGRVRKKLRLSKEQSAFLEGSFKEHSTLTLEQKSCLANRLSLRPRQVEVWFQNRRARTKLKQTEADCERLKRCCDALARENRKLQREVAELRASRAPYPLYNLNHHLSGFSTVLPAGSSCDATTRSTVSAASSPGLSPMSTLFPGRPHFGPFTVVSHPVPPLRRQPSATL